A single genomic interval of Helianthus annuus cultivar XRQ/B chromosome 13, HanXRQr2.0-SUNRISE, whole genome shotgun sequence harbors:
- the LOC110901341 gene encoding feruloyl CoA ortho-hydroxylase F6H1-3: MAPSISISITNSNSINIRDFVVNKGHGVKGLAELGLKTLPCQYIHPPQERFDTGTPEAHHNSIPLIDMSRCNDPEVAEAICKAAQKWGFFQIVNHGVPMHVLEDVKDATHRFFGLSADEKKKYSKEQSVTNNVRYGTSFTPACEKALEWKDYLSLLFVSDDEAASQWPPICRNQVMEYMKGSEIIVKKLLEMLMNGLNVKEIDETKESNLMGSKRINLNYYPICPNPDLTVGVGRHSDVSTLTILLQDDIGGLYVRNTETMKWIHVPPVSGSLVVNVGDALQIMSNGKYKSVEHRVSANGIRNRISVPIFVNPKASDIIGPLPEMLQSGEKPLYKHVLYSDYVKHFFRKAHDGKATIEFARA, from the exons ATGGCTCCATCAATCTCAATCTCAATCACTAACTCAAACTCAATAAACATTCGCGATTTCGTTGTGAACAAAGGTCATGGAGTGAAAGGTTTAGCAGAACTAGGACTAAAGACATTACCCTGCCAATACATTCACCCTCCACAAGAACGATTTGATACGGGCACTCCAGAAGCGCATCACAACTCTATCCCGCTTATTGATATGTCCAGATGTAATGATCCGGAAGTAGCCGAAGCAATATGTAAAGCAGCACAGAAATGGGGCTTCTTTCAAATAGTAAACCATGGTGTCCCTATGCATGTTCTTGAGGATGTCAAAGATGCAACACACAGATTTTTTGGGTTGTCAGCAGATGAAAAGAAGAAATACTCGAAAGAACAATCGGTTACCAATAATGTTCGCTACGGTACAAGCTTTACTCCTGCATGCGAGAAAGCACTCGAGTGGAAGGATTATCTTAGCCTCTTGTTTGTCTCAGATGATGAGGCTGCTTCTCAGTGGCCTCCCATTTGCAg GAATCAAGTTATGGAATATATGAAGGGTTCCGAAATCATTGTAAAGAAGCTACTTGAGATGCTCATGAATGGGCTGAACGTAAAAGAGATTGATGAAACGAAAGAATCAAATCTAATGGGGTCAAAGAGGATTAACCTTAATTACTATCCCATATGTCCTAACCCTGACCTCACTGTGGGTGTGGGGCGTCATTCAGACGTATCCACACTAACAATACTACTTCAAGATGATATCGGGGGGCTTTACGTGAGAAACACAGAGACTATGAAATGGATTCATGTCCCTCCGGTTAGTGGATCTTTGGTGGTCAATGTTGGAGATGCACTTCAGATCATGAGTAACGGGAAGTACAAAAGTGTTGAGCATCGTGTAAGTGCTAATGGAATCCGTAACAGGATTTCAGTTCCTATATTTGTGAATCCGAAGGCTAGTGACATTATCGGACCTCTGCCAGAAATGCTTCAAAGCGGAGAGAAACCACTTTATAAGCATGTACTCTACTCTGATTATGTAAAGCATTTCTTTAGAAAAGCACATGATGGGAAGGCTACAATTGAGTTCGCAAGAGCATAG